One region of Qipengyuania gaetbuli genomic DNA includes:
- a CDS encoding cupredoxin domain-containing protein, which translates to MKKVAFFLAFLAAGIPAAHLLAAGSTSARVQVVDERGLPVRDAVVEITPAAGTKSPSGFAWRAAMAQKDLQFTPGTLIVAKGSTVAFPNLDKVRHSIYSFSKIAKFEIDLYGRDQTRTQRFAIAGTAALGCNIHDAMRGYVRVVETPYAAKTNANGIVDLSDVPSGKATITIWHPRLRAPANETNFDASVTADFSRKYTVKLR; encoded by the coding sequence GGTCGCATTCTTCCTGGCATTCCTTGCTGCCGGTATTCCTGCTGCACACTTGCTGGCCGCAGGCAGCACCTCCGCGCGCGTGCAGGTGGTCGACGAGCGCGGCCTCCCCGTCCGCGATGCGGTGGTAGAAATTACGCCCGCCGCCGGTACCAAGTCTCCGTCGGGCTTCGCCTGGCGCGCCGCCATGGCGCAGAAGGATCTGCAGTTCACCCCCGGGACGTTGATCGTCGCCAAGGGTTCCACGGTGGCATTTCCCAATCTCGATAAGGTCCGCCACAGTATCTACAGCTTCTCGAAAATCGCCAAGTTCGAGATCGATCTCTATGGCCGCGACCAGACCCGGACCCAGCGCTTCGCGATAGCAGGCACGGCGGCGCTGGGCTGCAACATCCACGACGCCATGCGCGGCTATGTCCGTGTGGTCGAAACGCCCTATGCAGCGAAGACTAACGCCAACGGAATCGTCGACCTGTCCGACGTGCCCAGCGGCAAGGCCACCATTACAATCTGGCATCCGCGTCTGCGGGCGCCAGCCAACGAGACGAACTTCGACGCATCTGTGACCGCGGATTTCTCCCGCAAGTACACGGTTAAGCTGCGATGA